Proteins co-encoded in one Capsicum annuum cultivar UCD-10X-F1 chromosome 9, UCD10Xv1.1, whole genome shotgun sequence genomic window:
- the LOC107841156 gene encoding uncharacterized protein LOC107841156, translating to MASILIMVVTLAIILGLVLVLLVEFFCSFLLRRPQRSKTPVNFETNSTTQLSPQSERSKCATNFAIELPSADRQQEQSIAPITTTLSSFYAKGVLHAPRNYLFPTISTKDHHYYNYDDLEIVHANIIPYPKLVQCSTSSTSASATMDNQQFVYISNPMYDSDKIALDTPFETPNSSPSCLEIMCCSSEEEENRGISSISSTPSSVLLTPMKQLPAEACSISLGDVRSSLGTSRSGSINSNNSFSSSGSPCTSPSW from the coding sequence ATGGCATCAATATTAATAATGGTAGTAACCCTTGCAATAATTCTAGGCCTAGTCTTAGTTCTACTTGTTGAATTCTTTTGTTCTTTCTTACTTCGTCGTCCTCAACGGTCAAAAACACCTGTAAATTTCGAAACAAACTCCACCACACAACTATCGCCACAAAGTGAACGGTCAAAATGTGCTACAAATTTCGCGATAGAATTACCATCAGCAGATCGTCAGCAGGAACAATCAATTGCTCCAATTACAACAACTCTTAGTAGCTTTTATGCTAAAGGGGTTCTTCATGCACCAAGAAATTATCTCTTCCCAACAATTTCCACTAAAGATCATCATTATTACAATTATGATGATCTTGAAATAGTCCATGCAAATATTATTCCATACCCTAAATTAGTCCAATGTAGCACTAGTAGTACTAGTGCTAGTGCTACTATGGATAATCAACAATTTGTTTACATATCAAATCCAATGTATGATAGCGATAAAATCGCGCTTGATACGCCCTTTGAAACGCCTAATTCATCCCCCTCTTGTCTCGAAATAATGTGTTGTTCGTCAGAGGAAGAAGAAAATCGCGGAATATCATCGATTTCTAGTACACCTTCTTCAGTATTATTAACTCCAATGAAGCAACTTCCAGCAGAGGCATGTTCAATTTCACTTGGAGATGTTAGATCATCACTTGGTACATCAAGAAGTGGCTCCATTAATAGTAACAATTCTTTTTCATCATCAGGATCTCCATGTACTTCTCCTTCATGGTga